One genomic segment of Zerene cesonia ecotype Mississippi chromosome 27, Zerene_cesonia_1.1, whole genome shotgun sequence includes these proteins:
- the LOC119837246 gene encoding hemicentin-1-like — MILKTALEESNVIADFVFVPFHDPAIGPATVTKDKEVFKAALQIVHVYGGGDCPEKSLGGLLLALNVSRPRSFVYVFTDATASDHRLVGKVLDAVQRKQSQVVFVLTGHCNDLTKPTFKVYEQIAAASSGQIFNLNKNNVHKVLDFVKTSIKGRSVNLASSINPPGYNYTQKIPVDKTVNEVTVSVSGAKPQIRVVNPSGEEITGPPQLVTTLDLSEIMIVKVLQPEPGNWSITVGSSASHSVRVLGTSDLSFSHGFAANSPQSVKDTGYRPMKGTYNHMMITLSKPDAPVKLKYAEILNLEGKSLFEVPLQMKQDGVYLADAFLPPDDLFYISVNGVDESGQDFRRVGTTAVQVKLPDAPYLVVPQRIQARAHEHVVLTCEVESLVPVTVAWYKDTVSLQKASSLQSTSLEHDISDVREAHVGAYTCVAGNAAGRTSVDTLLEIIVDPPQTSMLPANTSVAIDEDLTITCSVFSEALLYSTKIIFNGTDKDFVLDFELEPNSDGIYTFNKSIKSVSESDAGLYTCLARNRGGVTNTSTYISVLTHPQVQIIGPHRLTTNEHTDIQIQCDIDNALDMHWLDPNHNILDAVSVNGSYKSVFSVKDLTEDGNWTCVASRKNYTVSDSIELRIQIKPEVKIEGSRNLTVLNGTTVLVTCIVRAKPEPRIVWRTDTTKLSNSTYKSILILDSTKEDINGSYICSGENSDGSDKDSITVRVRRKMALLEGFMDQSVELYSTVELPCKIDSYPPPAVTWYHNSTQITNSTKMVENSTIYLRMVDFNDLGIYSCVADNGYEVLSVNGTLSVRGLEAPVISKEPTKITLHEGNSTILTCSLLYGKPEPTITWQYKSHNASEFSSLPSDVSVIDKGLIISNVSIDSEGIYRCLAENIVGRDEYYMELFVQYAPKLLYPDEKTEIQVKVGTPLTLSCNVTGSPKPVVVWTKNAQPIVYSRNVYLSEDNNVIIANASQYDTGVFSCKAVSKMGSVGRNFTLIVYEAPTIHSNSPQEVELLEGQLVELPCSARGVPRPAVWWQHNGYNVTNRIYVDEFGIRFVANLTDFGNYSCIASNDHGTAIFTYTLYVWMPPSIRPPLEETRNVLEASDVTLTCDAVGFPVPDVSWEFNGQMLTENTTEFSFNNVGNLYIQNVSSDNVGEFVCVAENIAGFDVKRFALDIHEPPRIISHNLKEYIGIEGRDTAITLSCKAVGKPRPYVVWMKDGYYLNRDSRYEIDGEGSLTLNQPSVDMSGNYTCVAGNALGNLTETVQVNIYPLPIAQSDETLTQVTLEEGQSAEVECPVKHADEIKWYKEGTLISTGTLKFPNVSRAESATYSCVVSNAVGSAHARVGVGVVWPPRFHAQAKKHIEVVTGWDWYFDCEVDAKPAARTKWLFNSKLLLGEDRDKLVVLNINRNHAGEYKCVVSNEYGTVNRQFTLDVLVPPHISEFDELDVQLKEGANATLDCNAKGFPEPNVTWSFENSNWYLINSSLTSTSVTPNSEGTFRCVAMNKVGVAHLVYNVTVVSVASVNGIVLFSNGEGTDLDGSVDVALDSNVRIACTASGNPKPTIQWFKNGNKMSQNTNGASYADLTFDRVAISHAGTYICIAVNEGGMDEKLLKINVLEPPTIFKTLFRNDNSTDHEINLEVMSDQSFFMHCHAYGYPMPDIYWFKDGLLLRLFDDSMVSKEYGEILAVNRASEEHSGNYTCVARNAVGNTSVNYLVYVLVAPPQQKDNTKHVNLLIGNPLNLTCPVLGKPLPYVMWVKHPYTEIFETERIHLINDNYTLLINVTEVLDTGKYSCIMTNKVGSTEIIYDVIVEKPPSIARNVGNNITEKHEVPLRGSIVLKCEVDGNPPPKISWLKDIQRVSESVAHVQRLRGSSALALWGARAAHAGRYVCVAENAAGAAQRLYELAVRVPGKWSAWSGWGYCNATCGRGLQARARVCHYVDDTNHTYDKSTQTDKIILDESACKGPSTEHRKCQMPPCEDDAGWWSRWSRWSIRRCRGLPPCPTPKRQQLGNNVFSSSDTEDNTISDYLPEATFEIGADIESEYTPQSTIEEFDDYYTAPTANMPTYYDVNVTENLDGSERGPCDAGFRHDAEDDICIDVDECRAAHSPCHSTQVCGNRAGGYRCACPRGYRAAGPAARCLDINECALDASGCEFACVNVAGGYVCACPARLRLHTDRHHCVPPSKYNKPRYSYEDTDNEDYLGTSIDYPAR, encoded by the exons GTTAGTCGTCCTAGGTCTTTTGTGTACGTGTTCACTGACGCGACGGCGTCTGATCATAGGCTTGTGGGGAAGGTGCTGGATGCTGTTCAGAGGAAGCAGAGTCAG gtaGTGTTTGTACTGACTGGACACTGCAATGACCTGACCAAGCCCACTTTCAAGGTGTACGAGCAAATCGCAGCCGCTAGCTCTGGACAGATctttaatcttaataaaaacaatgtccATAAG GTTTTAGATTTTGTAAAAACTTCTATAAAGGGCAGATCGGTGAATCTTGCGTCTTCAATCAACCCACCTggatataattatacacaaaag ATTCCAGTGGATAAAACAGTGAATGAAGTGACAGTGTCTGTGTCGGGAGCCAAACCTCAAATCAGGGTGGTGAACCCGAGCGGGGAGGAGATCACGGGACCGCCGCAATTGGTCACCACCCTGGATCTCTCAGAAATTatg ATAGTAAAAGTACTACAACCGGAGCCGGGCAACTGGAGTATAACAGTGGGCAGCAGTGCGTCTCACTCTGTCCGAGTGTTGGGGACATCGGACCTCTCTTTCTCGCACGGGTTCGCGGCTAACTCGCCACAGAGCGTAAAGGACACTGGATATAGACCTATGAAGG GCACGTACAACCATATGATGATTACGTTATCGAAACCTGATGCTCCAGTAAAACTAAAATACGCGGAGATATTAAATTTGGAGGGAAAATCCTTGTTCGAAGTTCCGCTACAAATGAAACAAGATGGCGTTTATTTAGCTGATGCGTTTCTACCGCCTGATGATTTGTTCTATATATCT GTAAATGGAGTAGATGAGAGTGGTCAAGATTTCAGAAGAGTTGGTACCACTGCTGTCCAAGTTAAATTGCCCG atGCCCCATACTTAGTTGTTCCGCAGAGg atACAGGCGCGTGCGCATGAGCACGTGGTCCTCACTTGCGAAGTGGAGAGTCTTGTCCCTGTGACCGTCGCTTGGTATAAAGATACTGTGAGTTTGCAGAAGGCTTCTAGTTT ACAGAGCACATCACTAGAACACGATATATCAGACGTGCGCGAAGCTCATGTTGGCGCGTACACGTGTGTGGCGGGGAACGCCGCGGGGCGGACTAGTGTGGACACTTTACTTGAGATTATTG TGGATCCGCCTCAAACATCAATGTTGCCAGCTAACACAAGCGTGGCTATTGACGAAGACTTGACTATAACTTGTTCTGTATTTAGCGAAGCTCTATTATATAGcacgaaaattattttcaatggtACTGATAAAGATTTCG TTCTAGATTTCGAATTGGAACCAAATTCGGATGGAATTTATACattcaataaaagtattaaaagtgTGAGTGAAAGTGATGCAGGATTGTATACATGTCTCGCTCGGAATAGAG GTGGTGTAACAAACACATCAACATACATATCTGTATTGACACACCCACAAGTGCAAATTATCGGCCCGCACAGACTCACGACAAACGAGCACACAGACATACAAATACAGTGTGATATAGATAATGCTCTAGATATGCACTGGCTGGATCCGAATCATAACATTTTGGATGCAGTCTCAGTTAATGGTAGTTATAAATCGGTGTTCAGTGTGAAGGATTTGACAGAAGATGGCAATTGGACGTGTGTTGCCAGTCGTAAAAATTATACtg TGTCAGACTCGATAGAATtaagaatacaaataaaacctGAAGTGAAGATAGAAGGTTCTAGAAACCTTACAGTACTTAATGGCACAACGGTTCTAGTCACGTGTATTGTGAGAGCTAAGCCTGAACCCAGGATAGTCTGGCGAACGGAT ACGACTAAGCTATCAAATAGCACGTATAAGAGTATCCTCATACTGGATAGTACGAAAGAAGACATAAATGGGTCTTATATCTGTTCCGGCGAGAATTCTGATGGCTCAGACAAGGACAGCATCACTGTACGAGTAAGACGGAAGATGGCATTATTGGAGGGGTTTATGG ATCAATCAGTAGAACTATATTCAACAGTGGAACTACCATGCAAAATAGACTCATATCCCCCACCTGCTGTAACCTGGTATCACAATTCCACGCAAATTACAAATTCAACCAAGATGGTAGAAAATTCTACCATTTACCTTAGAATGGTAGATTTTAACGATCTAGGAATTTACTCGTGTGTCGCCGACAATGGCTATGAGGTTTTATCTGTTAATGGAACGCTGTCTGTACGTGGATTGg AAGCTCCAGTAATCTCAAAGGAACCAACTAAGATAACATTGCATGAAGGAAACTCCACGATTTTGACATGTAG CTTGTTATATGGCAAACCAGAACCTACAATAACGTGGCAATACAAAAGCCATAACGCGAGTGAATTTTCGAGTCTACCTAGTGACGTATCTGTTATCGATAAGGGTCTAATAATATCGAACGTTAGTATCGATAGTGAGGGAATCTATCGATGTTTGGCCGAAAATATTGTTGGGAGAGATGAATATTATATGGAATTATTTGTACAGT ATGCTCCAAAATTGCTCTATCCAGATGAGAAAACTGAAATTCAAGTGAAAGTGGGAACTCCTCTAACATTGAGTTGTAACGTAACAGGTTCACCCAAACCCGTTGTGGTGTGGACTAAAAATGCACAACCTATTGTGTATTCTAGAAATGT ATATTTAAGCGAAGACAACAATGTGATTATAGCGAACGCATCGCAATATGACACAGGCGTTTTTTCATGTAAAGCTGTTAGCAAAATGGGTTCTGTGGGAAGGAATTTTACACTCATTGTGTACG AAGCCCCAACAATCCACTCGAACAGTCCACAAGAAGTAGAGCTCCTAGAGGGACAACTAGTGGAGTTGCCATGCTCCGCTCGCGGTGTCCCGCGCCCGGCGGTGTGGTGGCAACACAATGGATATAATGTCACTAACCGGATATATGTGGACGAATTTGGGATAAG gtTTGTTGCAAATTTAACAGATTTCGGAAATTATTCGTGCATCGCGAGCAACGATCACGGCACCGCCATCTTCACCTATACACTCTACGTGTGGA TGCCGCCATCTATACGTCCACCGTTAGAAGAGACGAGGAATGTTCTAGAAGCAAGCGACGTGACGCTGACGTGTGACGCAGTCGGCTTCCCCGTACCGGATGTGTCTTGGGAGTTCAATGGGCAAATGTTGACTGAAAACACTACGGAATTTAg TTTCAATAATGTGGGCAATTTGTACATACAAAATGTTAGTTCGGACAATGTCGGCGAGTTTGTGTGTGTGGCTGAGAATATAGCTGGATTTGATGTTAAGAGATTTGCTCTCGATATACACG aacCGCCGAGAATAATATCACATAATTTAAAGGAATACATAGGAATAGAGGGTCGAGATACCGCAATTACTCTGTCCTGCAAAGCGGTGGGCAAACCTCGACCTTATGTCGTATGGATGAAGGACggatattatttgaatagag ACTCCCGCTACGAGATCGACGGGGAAGGTAGTTTGACACTGAACCAGCCGTCAGTGGACATGAGCGGGAACTACACTTGCGTCGCGGGCAACGCTCTCGGGAACCTCACTGAGACCGTGCAAGTGAATATTTAtc cCCTTCCAATAGCACAATCGGATGAAACGCTAACGCAAGTGACATTAGAGGAAGGTCAATCAGCTGAAGTGGAGTGTCCAGTCAAACATGCAGATGAGATCAAATGGTATAAG GAAGGCACACTAATATCAACGGGTACCCTCAAATTCCCAAACGTGTCCCGCGCTGAGTCAGCCACATACTCGTGCGTGGTGTCCAACGCAGTGGGCTCGGCGCATGCCCGCGTGGGCGTGGGTGTAGTGTGGCCTCCGCGCTTCCACGCCCAAGCTAAAAAGCATATTGAGGTGGTTACGGGCTGGGATTGGTATTTCGATTGCGAGGTCGACGCGAAACCGGCTGCGAGG ACAAAATGGCTATTTAACTCAAAGCTATTACTTGGCGAAGATCGAGACAAACTGGTAGTCCTAAATATAAATCGAAACCACGCGGGCGAATACAAATGTGTCGTTAGCAACGAATACGGAACCGTGAATAGGCAGTTTACTTTAGATGTACTGG tccCACCCCACATATCTGAGTTTGACGAGTTGGACGTACAATTGAAAGAAGGCGCAAACGCGACACTGGATTGTAACGCGAAGGGCTTTCCGGAACCCAACGTTACATGGAGTTTTGA GAACAGCAACTGGTACCTGATAAATTCATCGCTCACATCAACATCGGTTACTCCAAACTCCGAGGGTACATTCCGTTGTGTTGCCATGAACAAAGTTGGGGTGGCGCACTTAGTGTACAACGTGACGGTTGTCAGTGTTGCCAGCGTGAACGGGATTGTGTTGTTTAGTAATGGGGAAGGAACTGATTTGGATGGTAGTGTTGATGTTGCT ctCGATTCAAATGTCAGAATAGCATGTACAGCAAGTGGTAATCCCAAACCCACGATACAATGGTTTAAGAACGGCAATAAAATGAGTCAAAATACCAATGGCGCCAGCTACGCTGATTTGACGTTTGACAGAGTTGCCATTTCACACGCGGGGACTTACATCTGTATCGCGGTGAATGAGGGTGGTATGGATGAGAAGCTGTTAAAGATTAATGTTCtag aaCCACccacaatatttaaaacactgtTCCGTAATGACAATAGCACAGATCACGAAATAAATCTAGAAGTGATGTCCGATCAATCTTTCTTCATGCATTGTCACGCATATGGCTACCCCATGCCGGATATTTATTGGTTCAAAGATGGCTTACTCTTACGGCTATTCGACGATTCTATGGTTTCAAAAGAATATGGGGAAATTTTAGCCGTGAATCGGGCAAGTGAGGAGCATTCGGGGAATTACACGTGTGTTGCCAGGAATGCTGTGGGTAATACTAGTGTCAATTATTTGGTATACGTTTTGG TCGCACCTCCACAACAGAAGGACAACACAAAACACGTAAACTTGCTTATCGGAAACCCCCTAAACCTCACTTGCCCCGTTCTGGGGAAACCGTTACCCTATGTGATGTGGGTCAAACACCCATATACTGAAATATTCGAAACTGAGAGAATTCATTTGATTAATGATAACTATACTTTG TTAATAAACGTAACTGAAGTTCTAGACACCGGCAAATATTCCTGTATCATGACGAACAAGGTCGGCTCAACCGAGATAATTTATGACGTCATAGTTGAAAAGCCTCCATCCATTGCGCGTAATGTAGGCAACAATATTACAGAAAAACACGAGGTGCCTTTGAGAGGGAGCATTGTATTGAAGTGTGAAGTGGACGGCAATCCACCGCCGAAGATTAGTTGGTTGAAG GACATCCAGAGGGTGAGCGAGAGCGTCGCGCACGTGCAGCGGCTGCGCGGGAGCAGCGCGCTGGCGCTGTGgggcgcgcgcgccgcgcacgCGGGCCGCTACGTGTGCGTCGCGGAGaacgcggcgggcgcggcgcagCGCCTCTACGAGCTCGCCGTGCGAG TACCAGGCAAATGGAGCGCCTGGTCGGGGTGGGGCTATTGCAACGCGACGTGCGGCCGCGGCCTGCAAGCCCGCGCGCGCGTCTGCCACTATGTCGACGATACCAACCACACTTATG ATAAATCCACTCAAACGGATAAGATAATTTTAGACGAATCTGCATGTAAAGGCCCATCCACAGAACATAGAAAGTGTCAGATGCCGCCGTGCGAG GACGATGCGGGCTGGTGGTCCCGCTGGTCGCGCTGGTCG ATAAGGAGATGTCGTGGCCTACCTCCATGTCCCACGCCCAAAAGGCAACAACTgggaaataatgtttttagcAGCTCGGATACTGAAGATAATACA ATTTCTGACTACTTACCTGAAGCTACATTTGAGATTGGGGCGGACATTGAGTCTGAATACACCCCTCAATCAACGATCGAGGAATTCGATGATTATTATACAGCACCAA CAGCCAATATGCCCACATATTATGACGTGAATGTGACTGAAAACTTGGACGGCAGCGAGCGAGGCCCTTGCGATGCTGGCTTCAGACACGATGCTGAAGATGACATTTGTATTG ACGTGGACGAGTGCCGCGCAGCGCACAGCCCGTGCCACAGCACGCAGGTGTGCGGCAACCGCGCGGGCGGCTACCGCTGCGCCTGCCCGCGCGGCTACCGCGCCGCCGGGCCCGCCGCGCGCTGCCTCG ACATAAACGAGTGCGCGCTGGACGCGAGCGGCTGCGAGTTCGCGTGCGTGAACGTGGCGGGCGGCTACGTGTGCGCCTGCCCCGCGCGCCTGCGCCTGCACACCGACCGCCACCACTGCGTGCCGC ccTCCAAGTACAACAAGCCTCGCTATTCCTATGAAGATACAGATAACGAAGATTATTTAGGCACGTCTATAGACTATCCTGCGAGATAA
- the LOC119837398 gene encoding uncharacterized protein LOC119837398: MNENEIESLKTELDHEKTCREAAAWQNGELEKQIVCIQEDLRKPDFPWDYDNDLQKESSRHKQLLEAIENLRDQLPILRDKIRNAKVCGPDCKLKHDDLNINLDILTPAELLRTVKRFERLKTDLVSTLRSKEWRLDSESKLFVRVNDQRTYLQNELMICQNNIMRLQRNGSYWQNIPRKNDERVLDPKRGPIKKIFCSDRLPPIVT, from the exons atgaatgaaaatgaaattgaaagtTTAAAAACCGAATTGGATCATGAAAAAACATGCag agAAGCAGCTGCGTGGCAAAATGGTGAGCTCGAAAAACAAATAGTATGCATACAGGAAGATTTGCGCAAACCAGATTTTCCTTGGGACTATGACAATGATTTACAGAAGGAGAGTTCGCGACATAAACAATTACTGGAAGCTATAGAGAATTTACGAGACCAACTCCCTATATTGAgggataaaataagaaatgcaaaagtttgtggCCCAG aCTGTAAACTGAAACATGATGATTTGAATATTAACTTGGATATTCTGACTCCT GCGGAGCTTTTACGAACGGTGAAACGTTTTGAACGTCTGAAAACCGATTTGGTTAGCACTTTACGAAGTAAAGAGTGGCGATTGGATTCAGAGTCTAAG ttATTCGTGCGGGTGAATGATCAACGGACGTATCTGCAAAATGAACTTATGAtttgtcaaaataatataatgcgtTTACAAAGAAACGGCTCGTATTGGCA GAATATTCCAAGAAAAAACGACGAGAGAGTACTGGACCCAAAGCGAGGaccaataaagaaaatattctgTAGCGATCGCCTGCCGCCCATCGTCACATAG
- the LOC119837445 gene encoding centromere/kinetochore protein zw10 homolog, whose amino-acid sequence MEDVKITPEDMKKQRNELIQKMKEFIEKVQMLSWNLQQNFIDLYLNFTPTRSLEQLNYKNRKENIFLEYDKLNGEITTICEALESKYKTEDFKNYCDKLNDSINHLKDLCIVAEGKSILEKANHELGRYNYCDAILSVRDLLVKLRSLKYEGNMSKALSNLSAQAENQIAVYTANLSIEWEEIFTWTERKGVNQLTYSLCIQQSDPILIQKLLKSLYSTERLNVELGLFSDFFVNKLLHNVVRHNCDIFTEDHVGALIFNIKIDLSDPKKPNFQTIFNNLTAVFEFLQSTLGSKLEADMTFIEVFAKSIRSNFFTKIIEDCIRNNLPSCDSSYQNYKNIVIELESFNKFLIDLKFVEEKNSPLNKYINDTECVLYNKKCDKLLNDVRKLLLESLSYGTITVGTVTEIENESVLDVTQKDFVYDLNSPLFLPKCVISQNVKKIMTIIIEHLEESVKLPEKYSNQLVVYIKDIAVMYQCLVPKKFRVNLDCCPLDIALFFNNCFYLAHSLLGPPWKIILPDTLADLLNIALLECIQDLRLVGLEKMSLYLQNQRNIIVEKVEANELPWSLDSYDTFNYAINNSITLMKELKSSWYNILPSRMYQLSLCTLIQALCQSMLTRIFVDIKPVDEELIYMLAIRFQDSIKEIKTLFEEPIKFETKVEAWRKFVKMPQLLKAQLLEIAEIWKTDKELTETYTCEEIRQIVKIRFPDDKYRLKILKEIE is encoded by the exons ATGGAAGACGTTAAAATTACACCCGAAGACATGAAAAAACAACGCAATGAATTGATACAGAAAATGAaggaatttattgaaaaagttcAAATGCTATCGTGgaatttacaacaaaattttatcgatctgtatttaaatttcacacCAACAAGAAGCCTGGAgcagttaaattataaaaacagaaaagaaaacatatttttagaatatgataaattaaacgGAGAAATAACCACTATATGCGAAGCACttgaaagtaaatataaaacagaggactttaaaaactattgtgataaattaaatgattcaaTAAACCATTTAAAAGACCTTTGCATTGTGGCAGAAGGAAAATCAATACTTGAGAAAGCTAATCATGAGTTGGGAAGATATAATTACTGTGACGCCATATTAAGTGTAAGGGATTTACTTGTAAAACTACgatctttaaaatatgagGGAAATATGTCTAAAGCTCTATCTAATCTTTCTGCACAAGCTGAAAATCAAATAGCTGTGTATACGGCTAACTTGAGCATAGAATGGGAAGAAATCTTTACTTGGACAGAAAGAAAAGGTGTAAATCAACTCACATACTCTCTATGTATACAACAAAGTGATCCaatattgatacaaaaattattaaaatctcttTATTCCACTGAACGTCTTAATGTAGAACTTGGTTTATTTTCTGATTTTTTCGTAAATAAGTTGCTACATAATGTTGTAAGGCATAATTGTGATATATTTACAGAAGATCATGTAGGAGcacttatatttaacataaaaatagatcTAAGTGATCCTAAAAAACcaaattttcaaacaatatttaacaatttaacagCAGTGTTTGAATTTTTACAATCAACCTTAGGATCAAAACTGGAGGCTGATATGACATTTATTGAAGTGTTTGCTAAATCCATAAGGTCCaatttctttacaaaaattatagaagATTGCATCAGAAATAACCTGCCATCTTGTGACAGTAGTTATcagaactataaaaatattgttattgagCTGGAATCATTCAATAAGTTTCTGATAGATTTAAAGTTTGTGGAAGAAAAAAATTCACCACtgaataaatacatcaatGATACAGAATGTGTgctgtataataaaaagtgtgATAAACTTTTGAATGATGTTCGTAAACTGTTACTTGAAAGTTTGTCTTACGGAACAATAACTGTGGGCACAGTCACtgaaatagaaaatgaatCGGTTTTAGATGTAACACAGAAAGATTTTGTATACGATTTAAACAGCCCGCTATTTCTTCCAAAGTGTGTCATATctcaaaatgttaaaaagatAATGACTATTATTATTGAGCATTTGGAAGAGAGTGTAAAATTGCCGGAAAAGTATAGTAATCAACTGGTTGTATACATAAAAGATATTGCTGTTATGTATCAATGCCTTGTACCAAAAAAGTTCAGAGTTAATCTAGACTGTTGTCCTTTAGATATAG catTATTCTTCAACAATTGCTTCTACTTAGCACACAGTTTACTCGGACCTCCATGGAAGATTATTTTGCCGGATACCTTAGCTGATCTTCTTAATATTGCCTTATTGGAATGCATACAGGACTTAAGGCTAGTTGGATTAGAGAAAATGTCTCTTTATTTGCAAAATCAAAGGAACATTATTGTGGAAAAAGTTGAAGCAAATG AGCTACCCTGGTCGCTAGATTCCTACGACACCTTCAACTACGCAATCAACAACTCCATAACCCTGATGAAGGAACTGAAAAGCAGCTGGTACAATATCCTCCCGTCTCGCATGTACCAGCTCTCACTGTGCACTCTCATACAAGCATTGTGCCAGAGCATGCTCACTAGAATATTTGTGGATATCAAACCAGTTGATGAAGAACTTATTTACATGTTAGCTATTCGATTTCAAGATTCTATTAAGGAGattaaaacgttatttgag GAGCCAATAAAATTTGAGACCAAGGTAGAAGCTTGGagaaaattcgttaaaatgcCGCAACTACTAAAAGCTCAACTTCTCGAAATAGCTGAGATCTGGAAAACAGATAAGGAACTAACAGAAACCTACACTTGTGAAGAGATCCGCCAAATCGTGAAAATTCGCTTTCCAGATGATAAATATAggctgaaaatattaaaagaaatagaatGA